In the Pseudanabaena sp. PCC 7367 genome, one interval contains:
- a CDS encoding zinc-dependent alcohol dehydrogenase family protein, with amino-acid sequence MRAIVMTAPGAPEVLQLAEVPQPTIESDRQILVQLKAAGVNPIDTKLRSRGTFYGDRFPAVLGCDGAGIVAEVGAAVTKFQVGDRVYFCNAGLGGHPGNYAEFATVDERFVAHKPKTLSFAEAAAAPLVLITAWEALCDRGRISSGMKTLIHAGAGGVGHVAIQIAKLKGAKVCTTVSTTEKADFVTSLGADQVIFYPQTDFVKKVLDWTDSQGVDLAFDTVGGKNFAQTFAAVKIYGDLVTILSPSADTNWKIARDRNLRISLELMLTPMLQGLNKLQQHQAQILAECAQHIDRGDLKIHLAQTLPLAAAADAHRLIEAGSMIGKIALEI; translated from the coding sequence ATGCGTGCGATCGTGATGACTGCCCCTGGTGCGCCAGAAGTATTGCAACTGGCGGAAGTGCCCCAGCCAACGATCGAGAGCGATCGCCAGATCCTGGTACAGCTCAAGGCGGCGGGCGTAAATCCGATCGATACCAAGCTCAGGAGTAGAGGCACTTTTTATGGCGATCGATTCCCTGCTGTGTTGGGTTGCGATGGCGCGGGAATTGTAGCTGAAGTGGGGGCGGCGGTAACGAAATTTCAGGTAGGCGATCGGGTTTACTTTTGTAATGCTGGTTTGGGCGGGCATCCCGGCAACTATGCCGAGTTTGCCACCGTGGATGAACGGTTTGTGGCTCATAAACCCAAAACCCTTTCCTTTGCTGAGGCGGCAGCGGCTCCATTGGTCTTAATTACGGCCTGGGAAGCCCTGTGCGATCGCGGTAGGATCTCATCTGGCATGAAAACCCTGATCCATGCTGGCGCTGGTGGGGTGGGGCATGTGGCGATCCAGATCGCTAAGCTCAAAGGGGCGAAGGTTTGTACCACGGTGAGCACCACGGAAAAGGCTGATTTTGTAACAAGCTTGGGCGCAGACCAGGTGATTTTCTATCCCCAAACTGATTTTGTCAAAAAAGTGCTGGATTGGACTGATAGCCAGGGCGTAGATCTGGCCTTCGATACGGTGGGTGGCAAAAACTTTGCGCAAACTTTTGCGGCGGTGAAAATCTATGGCGATCTGGTCACGATCCTTTCGCCCAGTGCCGACACCAACTGGAAAATTGCCCGCGATCGCAACCTCCGCATCAGCCTGGAATTGATGCTCACACCCATGCTTCAGGGCTTAAACAAATTGCAACAACATCAAGCGCAAATCCTGGCAGAATGTGCCCAGCACATCGATCGCGGCGATCTCAAAATTCATCTTGCCCAAACTTTGCCATTGGCAGCAGCAGCCGACGCACACCGTCTGATCGAGGCTGGTTCAATGATCGGCAAGATTGCCTTAGAAATCTAG
- a CDS encoding STAS domain-containing protein — protein MKPSIDNDWISIYPHQWDGLEGNIMALRGRIDVLKASKLRQQIINTTADRPMLVLFDMQDVMFLDSAGLGSLIFGVKHITGLGGEVAFCSLHDQPRALFGLANVEKLFPIYENRESFNQAKRT, from the coding sequence ATGAAGCCAAGCATAGACAACGATTGGATCTCCATTTACCCTCACCAATGGGATGGTTTAGAGGGGAATATTATGGCGCTGCGGGGCAGGATCGATGTGCTCAAGGCGAGCAAGTTACGCCAGCAAATTATCAACACCACTGCCGATCGACCGATGTTAGTGCTGTTCGACATGCAAGATGTGATGTTCCTCGACAGTGCGGGGCTGGGCTCACTTATTTTTGGGGTGAAGCATATCACTGGCTTGGGGGGTGAAGTAGCGTTTTGCTCCCTCCATGATCAACCAAGAGCTTTGTTTGGCCTCGCTAATGTGGAAAAGTTATTTCCAATTTACGAAAACCGCGAGAGCTTTAATCAGGCCAAGAGAACCTGA
- a CDS encoding sugar transferase, producing the protein MISDRPPQLPKRDIRACQSLQIIQPPEIGWYGALVLGLGDILGLVLAGYVAETINNAFAPLPEKLDWGHWLGISGIFWLMAIATVFLFIYHNFYSANSQWRNYVKQAQVISTIYLFSLVIAYFYDPKLDAPRSLFFSAWAASILFVIGLRLFLTILLNQFFLTHLETKVFIIAPAERIAVLADLIERRTKCKVVGSVVASIAHTDSAMRLILDSGAREVLAENLPETELASNLYWQLRNAQINLRLVPSSLVMLHRRGSPEIFAGVPTIRIETRFWGIWDYRFKRLVDFLGALFGLVVLAPLFVVVAIVIKLDSPGHVFYAQERIGLHGKVFRMWKFRSMYANAEQQQASLEKHNQSQDGVMFKLKHDPRTTAIGRFIRRTSIDELPQLINVLLGQMSMVGPRPLPLRDVSKFDPWHHTRHLVVPGMTGLWQISGRSDIDTIDDAARLDLFYIDHWSLNLDLEVLVETLRIVLFGKGAY; encoded by the coding sequence TTGATTAGCGATCGCCCCCCTCAACTACCCAAACGAGATATCCGCGCCTGCCAGAGCTTGCAAATCATCCAACCACCAGAAATTGGCTGGTATGGTGCTTTGGTGCTGGGCTTGGGCGATATATTAGGCTTGGTGCTAGCGGGTTATGTGGCCGAAACAATTAATAATGCCTTTGCGCCGTTGCCAGAAAAACTGGATTGGGGGCATTGGCTGGGAATTTCGGGCATTTTCTGGTTGATGGCGATCGCCACGGTATTTCTGTTCATTTATCATAACTTTTATTCCGCCAATTCTCAATGGCGTAATTATGTCAAACAGGCGCAGGTGATCAGCACGATTTATTTGTTCTCGCTGGTGATCGCCTATTTTTATGACCCGAAGCTAGATGCCCCACGATCGTTATTTTTCTCGGCCTGGGCAGCCAGTATTTTGTTTGTGATTGGCTTGCGCTTGTTTTTGACCATTTTGCTCAATCAGTTTTTTCTGACCCACCTGGAAACCAAAGTATTTATTATTGCCCCAGCAGAGCGGATTGCGGTGTTGGCGGATTTGATCGAACGGCGCACCAAATGCAAAGTGGTGGGGTCAGTGGTGGCATCGATCGCCCATACTGATTCGGCAATGCGCTTAATTCTCGATTCCGGTGCCAGGGAAGTGCTGGCGGAGAACTTGCCAGAAACGGAACTTGCTTCTAATCTCTACTGGCAATTGCGCAACGCGCAGATTAATTTACGCCTGGTGCCTTCTAGTCTGGTGATGCTGCACCGACGGGGATCGCCAGAAATTTTTGCTGGGGTGCCCACAATTAGAATTGAAACCAGATTCTGGGGGATTTGGGATTATCGATTCAAGCGCTTGGTGGACTTTCTGGGGGCTTTGTTTGGTTTGGTGGTGCTAGCGCCATTGTTTGTGGTGGTGGCGATCGTGATTAAATTGGACTCCCCTGGCCATGTCTTTTATGCCCAGGAACGAATTGGCTTGCATGGCAAGGTATTTAGAATGTGGAAATTTCGCAGCATGTATGCCAATGCGGAGCAGCAACAGGCCAGCCTGGAAAAACATAATCAAAGCCAGGATGGGGTGATGTTCAAGCTCAAGCATGATCCCCGCACCACCGCGATCGGTCGCTTTATCCGCCGCACCAGTATTGATGAGTTGCCCCAGCTAATTAATGTGTTGCTTGGCCAAATGAGTATGGTTGGGCCAAGACCATTGCCCTTGCGCGATGTCTCAAAATTTGACCCCTGGCACCATACCAGGCATCTGGTGGTACCGGGTATGACTGGGCTGTGGCAAATTTCGGGGCGATCGGACATTGACACGATCGATGATGCGGCCAGACTAGACCTGTTTTATATCGATCATTGGTCGCTGAATCTGGATCTAGAAGTGTTGGTGGAAACCCTCAGGATTGTTTTGTTTGGTAAAGGCGCTTATTAG
- a CDS encoding helix-turn-helix domain-containing protein, protein MEPLKPVTRIAKLREDMGLTQRELSQLLQVTENTVANWENNRTGLEWIERVIKLCRLFECSPEDLIEYVPDENPTEPKLEKKGRRSLAELQRMLNTHPPALGVPGDRDYLGESGNRAMG, encoded by the coding sequence ATGGAACCACTAAAACCAGTCACACGGATCGCCAAGCTCAGAGAAGATATGGGCCTAACCCAACGGGAACTATCTCAGCTACTCCAAGTAACTGAGAACACGGTTGCTAATTGGGAAAATAATCGCACCGGGCTGGAATGGATCGAGAGAGTAATTAAATTATGTCGGCTGTTTGAATGCTCTCCCGAAGATCTAATCGAGTATGTCCCCGATGAAAATCCTACAGAACCCAAACTAGAAAAGAAAGGTCGTCGTTCTTTGGCCGAACTCCAAAGGATGCTCAATACTCATCCACCAGCTCTTGGTGTACCAGGCGATCGTGACTATTTGGGGGAATCAGGAAACCGCGCTATGGGTTAG